Sequence from the Miscanthus floridulus cultivar M001 chromosome 16, ASM1932011v1, whole genome shotgun sequence genome:
CAATTGGATCAAGTCTCACAAATCCATGAACTTAGATGACTTGATGGACAAGATTAGGCAAATGGTTATGACAAAGTGGCATCAAAGGAGGACGATTGGACAGAAACTAGATGGATTGATTCTGCCACACATAATCAAGGAGCTTAATGAAAAGAGTAGAGAACTAAACTTGGCAGTGCTTGAATGTGGACCACATGTTGCTGAAATAACTGCACTAGGAGGTAGTGCCTTCAGATTTGTGGTTAACTTGGAAGATAGAACTTGTTCTTGTCGAGAGTGGCAAGTTTCTGGTCTTCCATGCAAACATGCTCTTGCATTCATCACAGCTCTTGATAATGGTAAAATAGAGATGCATGTGGACTCTTACTACTCCATTGAAAAATTTAGAGCAGCCTATGCCCAACTAATACCTGCTATGATTGATAAGACACAATGGCCTAAATCTTCCCATGGGTTTTTTATGCATCCCCCACTATTGACACCCGTAGCTGGTAGGCCCAAAACTGAGAGGCATAAAGGTGGCActgagaagaaaaaaagaaagggcCAGCACCAGTGTCCTATTTGCCTGGACTATGGGCATCATTGGCACAATTGCAAGAAAGGCAACCCGGCTGACATTGAAGCTATGAAGGCTGTGAGGTAAGAAATGTGTTCATATTTTGCTGCATCAAATAATTTGCTACAACCCACTTACTAATCTCTTATTGCTCAATGTAGAGGACCACGAAAGAAGAAGGCAACGACTACAAAATCTGCTCAAAGTTATATTATGCCTTTAGAGGATGAAGTACCAACGCTATCTATGTCTTTTCCACCTAGGTAAATTTCTAAGTACAAAATTTGCTTACTTGTGCTCACTTGTGCTGATTTCTATGTACAAAATCTGCTCACCTGTGCTGATTTGTAATTATATTGTTTGATAACATAGTCAAAGCTTGGGAACTACAACTAAGAAGTCTCCAATTAAGAAGATAATAagtaagaagaagagaaaaaagcCTGACTCTACATTTGGACCTTCAAAGAGTTCAAACTGGTATTAAgatctcttttctattttatttaatGAAACATGGTTTCCAATCTAATTAGAGAACCTAATTACCAATCTTCTCTCACCATAGCCAAAGCATGGAGACTACAAGCAAGCAAAATGAGAAACATGGTAACTCCAGCTCTAGAGCATCAAAAAGGTAACTCACTATCTTTCACACTGGAGAGTGTACTTAACATAGTATGAATTTGCTTGTATATATGTACATGTGTTGGCATCCTGTATATATGTACACTAGAGATGATCAACTCCGTTGTCTTTGCTCTGTACAGACAACCTGTACATATATATCAACTTTTTTTTTATAGTGAGTTACCACCGGATGTACACTGGAGAGCTGCTTCTGAATGTGTTGCATAATGGAAGTTCAGCAAGCAAAATGAGACAAGACTTGCTTGTATATATGTAAAATCAACTTGAGAACAGTACAACCGAAGTTTTACTAGTATATATGCCATCAGAGGCTGTAGCAAATGCCAGTTACAATTCTCTGCTGTAGTCTCTATGCTGCCAAGTAACTGACTGTCACCTCTGTGTCAGTTGATGTCTTTGCTCTGTAGTGTGAATTTGCCAATCTTGTCTCGTATTTCTGAATATTATTCTGTAGTCAACGAAGAGCAAGGATGTCATCCTAGTTTGAATGTACATGTGCAGGTCAAGAAGCGGCTCCAATCAACCCGAGCCAATTTCCACCGAGTTTCAATCTCCATCAAAGGAGAAGGCTAAAAGGACCAAGAAACAGCTTGCTTCAAACCTGAAAAAAATGACAGCCCTGCAATGGCCACCAGAAACAAAACAGCTAACCTTGCTAGTCCTGCAAATAGCACAAGAAGCAAGAGAAGGTTGAGCTTGTGATTCTCTATGTAGATGTGCTTGGCAATATGTAAGGCATATGCTCTATGAACTGTAATGTGAACTTAGACCCTCTATGTATGAACCTTCATGTGTTTATGTTTATGAACCTGGTAATGTATGCATAACCTGGACATGTGAACTGTAATGTGATTCTCTATGTAGATATGCTGACAATGTGGTCAGATTTGTGAAGCTTGTGCATCAAGTATATTTGTCATATTTGTGCTTTCCTTATTTGACATTATGTCCATTTATTCTTTTCCTATCTGGCACTACATGTTCCTGTTACATATAAGGGCATATATGTTATTTTAGGTGGCACTTGACATCGTTACTGCCTGAAATGGACGGAAGTGCCATATACGGAAGGAATTTTTAAGTTGAtgctagataaggaagttcaaaatTTCCAGTGTCAAATACAGaagagcgatttgtttcagtgctAAATAAAGAATTCTCTCAATAGAAAAACATGCACAAATTCTCTGGTAAGGATCCATTACTCTTATTCAATCTACACTAGAATCACCCACCACCTACTCCCCCACCAAAAGTCACTACATCCGAGAACCAAGGAGTTGGAGCTAAGAATCAAAGAGTGAAGCTCTAGCAAATAAGCCCTTAAACACGATTAGATTTTGACTGTGATTAGATAAGAATCACTTCTCTATTTACACTGCGAGCTGAGAGCTTAAAAATTTCATTCCCCACTACTCCTTGTTTAATCTCTTCTAGATCAGTTCTTCCCACCTACTCATCAACCAGAATCACTCTATCAGATAATCGGAAAGCTATAGCAAAAAATCAGTGGGTGTAATTCTACCAAATAAGCCACCCTCCCTTGGGATTTACTTGCAGGACATTGGAACCGCAACCGTTTTGCTCACTCGGTCTTGCCGCGACTTACCATCCAGTTACCACTACGCGAGATCCAAAACCCAAACGGATTCCCCTCAAACTGAACACCATCGAGATAGTATTCAGTTACGCAGCAGCAGTCTATATTGCATTCCACATCGAAATGGATCCGATGCCTTGAACGTTACGTATCCGCTCAGCTCGATTGCATTATTCTGTTGCACACTCCTAAGTACGATCAGTCCGCCTCTTATGTATTCACCCCATACGGGCCTCGATCTGCAGAGACCGCGGCGGCCGCGGATGCTCAAGTTCAACCGAGGATGATGCGGGCGTGGGCAGACACAGACCAGAAGCCGGGACGTCGACGCTGGTCCTGCGTGTTTACTTGAGCTTGAGCATAGAATGCATACTCCTTTCTGACACTGACATTCAATTCTGACTAGATCGAGCTCGGCTAGACGAACATGGCTACTATAGCTAGGGATTTATGTACAATTTACACACACAATCTAACGCACCTGGAACCCCGTAATTAATTAAGGAAGTTATCGATCTGGACTGAACTGTGCTGATCGACTGATGCTGTTAACGAAGCAGTTGTTCGCTTGCAGCGCACTCCAAGCCACATGCGAGCTCATCATGTCTTGCCCTCGATTCCCCGACGAGCCCTCCTGATTTCCGCGCAACTTGAAGGATCTCCGCGTACTGATCCACAAGCCAAAACGGCAATCACGAGCAATGCAACGTAGGACCTATCTGGCACAGACCAGCTTCACTAGTAAAGTTATTTAAAAAAAACAGTTTTATGAGTAACTTTCTAGGTGAAGCTGAACTGTTTTGAAAAATtatttggcaaaacagcttcacCAACAACTTCATGTATGAGTGAGAGAGAGAAATAAGAGATGGAGCTAAGATAAGCTATTTTTTTTCAGCTTCATTCCATCTCATGTCTTTTCGAGTGAAGGAGATGAAGttgttctaaaaaataaaaacaggCCCGTAATCTAACGTACCAAGCTAGGAAATCAGAGGAGTTAGgccgcgtttagatccaaaattttttaggttttggctactgtagcactttcgtttgtatttggcaattagtgtctaattatggactaattaggttcgaaagtttcgccTCGCGATTTCTAAtccaactatgcaattagtttttttttcgtctacatttagtactccatgcatatgccgcaagattcgatgtgataggtactacacaaaattttttgggaactaaacatgcccttaGCTACTGCTATAAATTGCAGCCATCTCGCTTCCGGTCTTCGCAACCTCTGCTGCTGtatcctagctagctagctagtactaTACTGGCTAGCTTTTTGTAGGCAAAGAAAGCAAGGCTACcacacgacgacgacgatggcttTGCTCGCCAACAAGTGCGTGCTGCTGTCCCTCTCCGCCGTGCTCCTCTGTTGTCTGAGCGGCGGCGCCTCCGCCATGCTGAGCAGCCTGCCCCCGGTGAACTTCAGCATCGGCGTGCAGGGCGTGGTGTGGTGCAAGTCGTGCAGGTACCCCGGCTACTTCGCGCCCATGGACGCGTCCCCACTCCCAGGTACAGTAGTAGTATTGTCCATTGTTGTCAGTACACTCCTGAGCAAACGACGAGACGACAATGCAAACGACGCCTTTTGCCCATGCGTGCAGGCGCGAAGGTGTACCTGCGGTGCAAACACGGGCGGCGCGCGGTGACGGTGGCGGGGGAGTCGGGCCCGGGCGGCTACTTCCTGATCCAGACGTCGCAGCAGGTGTCGGCGTTCACGAGCCAGCAGTGCCGGGTGTACGTGGCGCGGTCGCCCGTGCGCGCCTGCGGGGTGCCCGACTACCCGGCCGGACGCAGGGGGCTGCCGCTCAAGTTCCAGGAGTTCGTCAAGCGCGACAACGGCCTCCAGGGGATGTACTCCGTCGGCAACCGCTTCTTCCGCCCCAAGTACCCGGGCAAGTGCTACTAGCTAATCATCAACGACCGACCCATCAAACCCAAGATCACATCCGATCGATCCTGCATGCAGTCTCAGTCAGGGGCCGGCAGCCATGCTGCTGCTAGGCTAGCAGAAGCAGAAGCACGACGCATGCACAATGTGTCAAGGTCTTAGGGTTTGATGCCAGCAGGGACATGAATAAAAATAAGCTAGGTTAATTATTGTCTCTTTGAGATCGATCGTTCAGTTAGTCGGGTAATTTTAATTAGAGTCTGCCtacccaacaaccatgtgtttcaGTAAAAGTTAGCACATGGTTGTTTGCTAGCTGCAAAACACATGATTTGTAGCAGAGAAAAAACCATGCGTTTCAGCCAAAGTTAGCCTTGTTGGCTACCTAAAAAACACACGAATTCCAACAGACaaaaaaccatgtgttttaggAGAAGCTAGCACATGATTGTTGGTTGCCTAAAAAACACACAAATTACAACAGAGAAAAAAATCGTGTGTTTTAGGAAAAGTTAGCACACAAATTCCATCAGACAAAAAAGGCCCATGCAGAGCAGATCTAGATACAATTTCTGTGCAGTTGAGAGTAAAATAGTAGAGCCCAACAACTACGGAGCCCATATTAAAAACCCAAAAGCAGAAATCGATAGgaatatatcagatatacttgggaaagaagaaaataaagaaaacatATATTCTTTGTGTGGAAAAGGCTCTTCTCTGCTCACGCGGAGCAGGAGAAGGGGCAGAAATATGATTGCAAACAAAAACAATAGGAAATTTGAAGAATAAGCACTAGAAGTTTGATTCATACCTCATCAGCCAAGGTTAGTAGACCAATCTTTTAAATCCAACTTTCTGGTATTTCAATTTCTCTGAAGAAGCGAAAACGAAGAAATTAGCAGATCAGATGAGAAAGAACAGGAGAATCTAGATCCATGGAATATGTAATCATGAGACCTTACACATTTAGGATGGCTAAGATGACCTGCTGCTTGTGCTTGCTCCAATAGCAGGGTGTGGCCCTCGTTGCTCACTTTGCACAAGAAGCAGATCCAGCACTTGGGGGTTGTAATTGTGGTCTAAAGGCTACAAACAAGCCTATTTCAGATCCTGCTAATTTCCTGCATTGCATGACACAACAGATAGTATGAGATAAGAGCAGCGTGTATCAGCAATCCAACTATTTTAGATGCTGCTAGCTTTTGCAATTAGAGCACCCAACTATTTCAGATCCTGTTAGCTTTTGCAGAATCGTAGATGCAAATTAAGTGTAATGCATTATATTGATGAAATTACAAAACACAAATATGAAAATTGCACAATTTAAATAGTGCAAATAGTATGCGTTCTTAATGCAATTAAACTGTAAATGTATATCAATACATATACAGTATGGTGGAGCTCATGCATGTGTAAATAGAGAGAATGACAAACTGCTCAATAGCCACACAAGCAATCTTTCCTCGTTGAACAGCACAAACTAAAGCGGCATTCCCATATTCTCATTTGGGATCAGATCGAATAAATGGAAACAacataggtaaattataaagaaTCAAAGCTTCATTCACAAAATAATACAAGCAGAATTCAATAAACCCCTAGACCAACCTGTTTTACTGAACAACTGccaaaacagaagaagagaagaagaatggTATTGGTCAGACAAGAAAATGAGGGACAAAAGGCAGTTTACTAAACCTGCAGCTTACTAAATTACAGAAAGACAACAGTGACAACACAGAAGACACATGCTTTGTGAGAGGAGTTTCAGTATGATGTTTACTTAGGTTTCAGAGATAACAACTAACATAGATTCTGATTAGGTATTAAAGGAAATTTGGGTCCAATGACTATGCCATTcaacctgtcggtgtttcgaacaaacaccggctagtaaatttatgattgttaCGCGTTAGACCTGGATGATGCAccaaaggacacaagatttatactggatcgggctgaatgtccctacgtccagtctatcgctgctcatgttattagtaccaaaaaaaggtttgtagtagggggtacaaacgatcgagagagggagaggttcCAGgcctctgatggaatggtcaaaaggatgccaagagcccaATCACTGCTCGGCTGTATGTGTGATGTGTTGTGTATGTTGAACTGAtccgtcaaaagtcggtccctttggTGGGGGgctctgccctcccttttatagaccaaggggggagcaagggTTACAGATCAGAGAAGGAGGAAAATACCAAAGGTAtcgaaggtccttcgagggagccaggtcttcctttttccctggGTCTGCCCTGCTTAACATGGTAGACCATGTCAGAGGTGGTGTGTTCGCTGATCTTCGTAGGCCAAGCCCTGGCCTTATTTAGCAAGTGGGTGTGTCCCATCCTACGCCGGCAGACGGTGCGGTGCGCCGGAGAGCCGAGCTATGACCCCTCGGGGAGTAAcaggggaagtgaccatatgtccgtcactgtagatgatgtgatttctGTTTTGGACTGtaatggttgtcgtatgtctgtgTTAGTATCTGCGCCCAAGGACTGAAGGCGGCCCCTACTATactatgggacaaaagtcggcgcctacaacactattggggCACTGTTATGTCGGAAAGGACCTAAAGCgcctgtcccatcgtatcctgacggtaccttcctgcaggcgcacagggcatggccctcgatatcatggttgactcgaatgtcctgtcataTCCTGTGCTCGTcctcatgaaggagcagggtgtgattgtcgggcgaggcggagccagcccttagccatcgggcgaggcagagtctagccctcagaagtcgggcgaggcggagcccgcccttggatgtcgggcgaggaggagccggccctcgggggtcgggcaagcCGGAGCCTGCCCttggaggtcgggcgaggcggagcccaccccttgggggtcgggcgaggcggagcctgctctcagatgtcgggcgaggcggagctagcccttagccatcgggtgaggcagaaccaGTCTTCCATTATTCGAGCAAGAAACATAGTAGTGTTCTTTGTCTGACTGGAAGCGTCAAAATTCGATGGtcattagtcccacctcattgggtaccctggtattaggtccccgacagtagcccccgagcccccaggtgattcgggtagaatcacccagggggtaatttcggacccttcatgggtaaggctgtgagatttggtttttaCCAACTAGAaagttttaagggaaccctggtatcccattcaCGGGGATTTCGTCCAGGGCCTGCCTGGCTGGGGCTCGACCGTGGAACGAGGCCCTACTGATGCTCGCGTACCTGCGTCTTAGTCGCTCGTGGTCCTgtccctcattgggatggccATCGAGACTGTTGGGCCGACCCTTGGGCTTTCTGGGCCCATACAGGCCAGAGGGGAAATCTTCTGACCCGTGTCCCCTTCGTGGGAAAAGAGTCTGATCTGCTCAGGAAGACGAACCGTCCGGCGTGATTTTAGTGGGAAGGGGTAGGGATCGCTAGCGCGTATCCCGCGGTGTGACGCGGCAGTGTGTCGTGGTAGGCTCAGAGATCAAggtggatggttgcccttcttgcatccgtcgcccctataaaaccatggggtttgcCCCCAGGGTTCTGTACTTTGCCTTTTTGCCTTTGCATCgtcaacctccaccgccaatcgctaGAGCCTCCCGTACTCGCATCACGGCCACGTTGCCAATCGCCAGAGCCTCCCGTACTCGCATCACGAccaccgtcaagctcgcatccgcaTCGTAGCTGCCATTGAACTCACGTCCACCCCCTCCTAATTGTTTCAATGGAGACGTGGGGTAGATCCAGCATCACCCCTCAGTGCCTAGAGGGCCTTGTTCACCGTGGCCTTCTTTACCCGCTGACTGCTGccaaggagtggcggctgcctggtgatgaggacgagccattgccgcccgaagggtatgtcgtgtccttcgctcacttccatgagtggggattcaccatacctgctcacctgttccttcgggggctgttggattactacctGGTGGAGCTACATCACCTTACCCCCAATGGTATCTAGCAAATTGCGGCGTTCgtcaccctatgtgaggggttcttggggattgatccccacttcgacctatggcTGCATATCTTCATCGTCAACCTTCTAAAGAGGCGGGTCAGGAAGCAGGAGCTGCCCACaccgatgggatgcgccggcattcACCTCCGCAACAACCGGGCAGATGTGTACCCATTAATGCGTCTatccacctccaacaaggggtggcttttgcaatggttctatgtcaaggatgccgccgccgcccccttgccagtcTTCTCCGAGTGCGTCATCAAGGAGGCCCCGGGGTCGTGGAGGTGGGGCGTCCCGATCAAGGAGAGGAAGTACATCGATGACCTTCTCGCTGCCCTCCAAACTTTGAAGAATTTGGCATGAAGGGTtcggggatcatcggtgcctaccatgcgaggatggtggcaccgctgatggcgcgcgtgcttcccctacacCAGATGGTGCCCGAAGCACTGTTCGAAGGGACGGTGCTTATCGACGAGGCGCTGCCTTTGTTCGAGGTGGCCCAGTGCATCAAGGAGACGATGGAGCCTTTGAAGGACACCGCTGGCGTCGTCCTCGATTTCATGTTCCCGGTGCCgaggcatcccccaatgtggccgAAACTGGGGTTTATTGACTTCATAAGTTTTCCTTCTCCATACTCCTTTTTTACTTGAATTTCTGATCCCTTGAAGCTGACCCTAGGGATGGCGGGACCAGCCGGGGGGACTATTCTTCAAGGATAGCCTGGCTCTGTTGCAGAAGGATCAGACCCTGGCGAAAGCGAACCGTATCGCGGCCGAGTGGGACAAAAAGACGAGAGAGCTTAGGAAGAAGAAGCTGTTACGGAAATGACAAGTgcgtgatcgaggagaagagacatgcagtgatgacgatgatgacaatGAGGTAGCCACCAGCGTGGATTGGGACGTCTTGGCAGACGAGGATATACTGACAGACGCCACTgacccatgcagggacccttcccgttccatgtaGAGGGAAGCGAGTCTGTGAGATCGGTGGAGGTGGGCCGAACCATCGCCCTGTCCATGGGGCTGGTGGGAGCCAGAGAATCTACCACCCCACCCAGGGTGCCGTcgaaggatcggtggatgggaggaGGCAGATCGGCCACCGCCCtcgaggtgctgatggagggggcGGCACAGCTGCCGTGCCCCATGAGCCAACGGGGGCGGGCGGATCTACCACCATGCCCGAGGCATCGACAAAGAGGGGTGGCTCCGTTGCCATGCCCTTAGAGATAAGGGAGGCGAGCCCCCTGCCCCCCTGCCCAGGAGTAGGGGGTAGGCTCGAAGCGGTCCCGCCTAGATGAGTCATGGTAGGGGTCTAGGGGTTCGTCCCTAAAATGTTCCCACTGCCCCAAGGCGCCGGAGTAGGCCACTGATTCCCCTATTTTCCCCCTTTTTATTCTTCTCttttgaccttatgccttttttcCTCTTACAGATTCTTGCGGTAGGGCCGCTCTCTggggctggcacccaagaagagccttgccgtTCAGGCGGGATGGACGGTGCTACCCGACGTTGCCCCAATTTCGGGTAGGAGCAGTGCTGATGTTGCGGCCTCATTGGCCGATCTAACggcgcccgtgccctcggtggTCGCCGAGCAGGCGGCGTCTTTTGTGGCGGGTGCGACACCGCTAGATGAGGGTCCAGTATCACCAGTGGAGGTGGCCGTGATCGCGCCAAGCTAGGAGCAGCCGGACGCCGCCACGGTGGTGTCTGAGGGGGCAGCGCAATCCGTGCCTCCGGCAGCCCAAGCGACGGTGCTCGACGTGGGCCGGACGGAGGAGGACGCGACCGGATCATCCCCAACCCTAACGAGCCAGGCGTAGTCAGACGTAGCCATGGTGGTGTCTGAGGGAGTGGCGTAGTCCGTGCCACTAGAGGCCTAGGTGGAGGTGACCATGACCACGACAAGCCTGATGGGGCTGGATGTTGCCATGGTGGCATCCAAGGGGGCGGCACAATCCACGCCACCTGCGGCCCAGGCTGTGGCGCCCGAGGCGGACCGGATGGAGGAGGACACGGACAGAGGGTCTCCGGGCAtcctggcggtggtggagaggactagTAGGAGGTCGCCCTCGGTCTTGTTGTTGGGGGGCAGCCACTCCCCCGCATGGGGCAAGCcgctgctctagtggatggccgctgaggacccaacgtcggctcttttctcgcttgacgatgctaccgagagcatggagtgggagaatcttgacatcgggttctcggctatgatggatgccttgagccaggCCAGTGGTGTCCTACACGAAATCCTCATTCCTACTAGCCGGGTATTCGCTTAATCTTctcccttgttttcttctttcttcacgtattcttgtgttttcgtatttttgataccggtcttctcTTCAGTGTatcgttgctcgtagccggaacaaATCCCTATTCCTCCATGAGCAAAAAGTGGAAAGGGACAACCTTATCGAGGAGGCCTAGctgcgaggagatgtgggcgcgtagcttgctgccgcccagcagTAGGAGGCTGAGGTGCATTGGGACGCGGAGGAAATCCATGGGATGTTTGAAGACCTGtcggcgagggtgaagctggaTGAGGAGGCGGCTGCTAGGATCcgaaaggagcgagatgagctgctccagaaggatgcTGAGGCCAGTTAGCGGGCCATCGAGGTCCTGGCTGAGCTGGAGACGGTGCGAGATCTCAGGTGGAAGGCCGAGGAAAGGTCCGTGGCCCTACAGCAGAGGGCAAACCAGGATGCCGAGGTGATCTCCTGGCTACATggggagcgggatgagctgcgcCGGACCGAAGAAATTCTTTGCTCAGAGCGCAGCACGGCCTACGAGGAGCGCAA
This genomic interval carries:
- the LOC136509994 gene encoding non-classical arabinogalactan protein 31-like, whose amino-acid sequence is MALLANKCVLLSLSAVLLCCLSGGASAMLSSLPPVNFSIGVQGVVWCKSCRYPGYFAPMDASPLPGAKVYLRCKHGRRAVTVAGESGPGGYFLIQTSQQVSAFTSQQCRVYVARSPVRACGVPDYPAGRRGLPLKFQEFVKRDNGLQGMYSVGNRFFRPKYPGKCY